In a genomic window of Aggregatimonas sangjinii:
- a CDS encoding cyanophycinase produces the protein MSVKGTLIPIGGNEDKGTDVHEQYTLEFIADGILARVVQESGGVTAKIVVIPTASSIPDEVSKNYLQAFGKLGCTNVLILDIRKREQSEDKENIEIVRQADCIMFSGGNQSEILRKIGGTSIHTILKERYQNDSIVIAGTSAGAMCMSEEMITGGSSKEAFIKGAVGMSAGMAFIPNLIIDSHFIRRGRFGRLAEAVAIFPDLLGVGLAEDTGLVIKNCNTFEVIGSGMVILFDPSRLKHNNQKVLEKGEPITLQNLKTHILANGDRFNIKKRKLKVLPLDAPFV, from the coding sequence ATGAGTGTAAAAGGAACCTTGATACCCATTGGTGGAAATGAGGACAAAGGTACGGATGTGCACGAGCAGTATACCCTAGAATTTATTGCCGATGGAATCTTGGCCCGTGTGGTTCAGGAAAGTGGCGGGGTAACTGCTAAAATCGTTGTCATCCCGACCGCTTCCAGTATTCCGGATGAGGTGTCTAAGAATTATCTACAAGCCTTTGGGAAATTGGGTTGTACGAATGTTCTAATATTGGATATTCGTAAACGGGAACAGTCGGAGGATAAGGAAAATATCGAGATAGTACGGCAGGCCGACTGCATCATGTTTTCAGGAGGTAACCAGTCGGAGATCTTACGTAAAATCGGCGGCACCAGTATTCATACGATTTTGAAGGAGAGGTATCAAAACGATAGTATAGTTATTGCTGGTACCAGTGCAGGCGCTATGTGCATGTCGGAAGAGATGATTACGGGAGGTAGCAGTAAGGAGGCTTTCATTAAGGGAGCCGTCGGAATGTCTGCTGGAATGGCCTTTATTCCCAACCTGATCATCGACTCGCACTTTATACGCCGTGGGCGCTTTGGCCGTCTGGCTGAAGCAGTTGCCATATTTCCAGATCTTTTGGGAGTTGGACTCGCCGAGGATACTGGCCTGGTCATTAAAAATTGCAATACCTTCGAAGTCATCGGTTCGGGTATGGTCATACTTTTTGACCCAAGTAGGTTGAAACACAACAATCAAAAGGTATTGGAAAAAGGGGAGCCTATTACCCTACAAAACCTGAAAACCCATATTTTGGCCAATGGGGACCGGTTCAACATCAAAAAGCGAAAACTAAAGGTCTTACCGTTGGATGCGCCTTTTGTTTAA
- a CDS encoding isoaspartyl peptidase/L-asparaginase family protein, whose protein sequence is MSKYALALHGGAGTLVKGMMTPEKEGAYKKALQSALDVGYAILEKGGSSISAVTETVACLEDSPLFNAGKGSVFTADGTHEMDAAIMDGLNRNAGAVSLITGIRNPIRLAKAIMEESEHVFLAGEGAMRFAKKLNFNLEEPTYFYDELRYQQWLDIKDTDNFQLDHSLKKDSKFGTVGAVACDQNGNVAAATSTGGMTNKRYGRVGDSPMIGAGNYANNKTCAVSCTGSGEFFIKGVVAYDVSCLMEFKGLSLEAAATEVIQKRIVEIGGDGGLIAVDGKANLTMPFNTEGMYRAYKTSNQETDVAIYTS, encoded by the coding sequence ATGAGCAAATACGCTTTAGCATTGCACGGTGGGGCCGGCACTTTGGTCAAGGGCATGATGACCCCCGAAAAAGAGGGCGCCTATAAAAAGGCACTGCAATCCGCTTTGGACGTCGGCTATGCCATCTTAGAAAAAGGAGGCTCCTCCATATCAGCAGTTACCGAAACGGTCGCCTGCCTAGAAGATTCACCTTTGTTCAACGCAGGGAAGGGAAGTGTTTTCACTGCAGACGGCACCCATGAAATGGACGCGGCTATCATGGATGGCTTAAATAGAAATGCTGGAGCGGTCTCTCTCATAACGGGTATCAGAAATCCGATTCGGCTTGCCAAAGCGATTATGGAAGAAAGTGAACATGTTTTCCTGGCCGGGGAGGGTGCCATGCGTTTTGCGAAAAAATTAAACTTTAACCTAGAGGAACCGACCTATTTTTATGACGAGTTACGGTACCAGCAGTGGCTCGACATCAAGGATACCGATAACTTTCAATTAGATCACTCCCTAAAAAAAGATTCCAAATTCGGTACGGTGGGCGCCGTTGCCTGCGACCAAAATGGAAATGTTGCCGCAGCAACCTCCACCGGCGGGATGACGAACAAACGGTATGGCCGTGTTGGCGACAGCCCGATGATCGGTGCGGGAAATTACGCGAACAATAAAACCTGTGCGGTTTCATGTACCGGGAGCGGGGAATTCTTTATCAAAGGTGTGGTCGCCTATGATGTTTCCTGTTTAATGGAATTTAAAGGTTTATCTCTTGAGGCAGCAGCGACCGAGGTTATACAAAAACGTATTGTGGAAATTGGTGGTGACGGCGGCCTCATCGCTGTTGACGGAAAAGCAAATCTTACGATGCCCTTCAATACCGAAGGCATGTATCGTGCCTATAAGACTTCAAATCAGGAAACCGACGTGGCTATTTATACCTCTTAA
- a CDS encoding YpdA family putative bacillithiol disulfide reductase — MKMYDLIIIGGGPIGIACGLEAQKKGLDYLIIEKGPIVNSLFHYPSNMQFFSSSEKLEIDEIPFISKEAKPKRDEALEYYRRIVTSNKLAIHLFEKVARVEKQAEIFIIETDKNTYNALNTVVATGFYDLPNKLNVPGEELPKVSHYYDNPHFYASQKLAVVGASNSAVDAALECWRKGSEVSLIIRGPEVGHRVKYWVRPDIINRIDEGSITAYYDTTVKKIRNEELVLNGPKGEITIENDFVLALTGYRPNFDFLEAMGIKLSNDDKRLPQYNPDTMESNVNGLYLAGVICGGMETHKWFIENSRIHAKIIVQAILQRQSIQSDT; from the coding sequence ATGAAGATGTACGACCTGATAATTATTGGCGGCGGCCCGATAGGAATCGCTTGTGGCTTGGAAGCCCAAAAAAAGGGATTGGACTATCTCATCATCGAGAAGGGCCCTATCGTCAACTCCCTTTTTCATTATCCCTCGAACATGCAGTTTTTCTCTTCCTCCGAGAAATTGGAAATCGATGAAATTCCTTTTATCAGCAAGGAGGCCAAACCCAAACGTGACGAGGCTCTTGAATATTATCGACGAATCGTTACCAGTAACAAACTTGCCATTCACCTCTTTGAAAAAGTAGCGCGGGTCGAAAAACAAGCCGAAATTTTTATCATCGAAACTGACAAAAATACTTACAACGCTTTAAATACGGTGGTGGCAACCGGTTTTTACGACCTCCCCAACAAACTTAATGTCCCAGGTGAGGAATTGCCCAAGGTATCCCATTATTACGACAACCCTCATTTCTATGCCAGTCAAAAACTAGCTGTTGTCGGCGCCAGCAATTCGGCTGTTGATGCCGCTTTGGAATGTTGGCGAAAAGGCTCGGAGGTTTCCCTTATCATCAGAGGTCCAGAAGTAGGACATCGGGTAAAATATTGGGTTCGGCCCGACATCATCAATCGTATAGATGAAGGTAGCATTACCGCCTATTACGATACCACGGTCAAAAAAATTAGGAATGAGGAACTCGTTTTGAATGGCCCTAAAGGCGAAATTACCATTGAGAACGATTTTGTGCTCGCACTTACCGGATATAGACCTAATTTCGATTTTTTAGAGGCCATGGGAATTAAGTTATCCAACGATGACAAAAGACTCCCACAGTACAATCCAGATACGATGGAAAGTAATGTAAACGGACTTTATCTCGCGGGGGTCATTTGTGGTGGCATGGAAACCCATAAGTGGTTTATCGAAAATTCGAGAATTCATGCGAAAATCATCGTCCAGGCTATCCTGCAACGACAATCCATACAATCCGATACATGA
- the rpe gene encoding ribulose-phosphate 3-epimerase, which translates to MSSIKIAPSLLAADFGNLQRDVEMVNDSVADWHHIDVMDGVFVPNISYGMPVIKAIATHATKPLDVHLMIVDPDRYIKTFADLGATVLTVHYEACTHLHRTLQAIKAEGMKAGVALNPHTSIHLLEDTIKDIDVVCLMSVNPGFGGQSFIENTYEKVKALKELIDRKGASTLIEIDGGVSSKNAKALADAGADVLVAGSFVFKSAHPQETIKELKEIAGE; encoded by the coding sequence ATGAGTTCGATAAAAATAGCCCCTTCCCTCCTAGCCGCCGATTTCGGCAATTTGCAACGTGATGTTGAAATGGTGAATGATAGCGTGGCTGACTGGCATCATATTGACGTGATGGACGGCGTCTTTGTTCCGAACATCTCCTACGGAATGCCCGTGATAAAGGCTATTGCAACACATGCAACCAAGCCCTTGGACGTGCATTTGATGATCGTTGATCCGGACAGGTATATTAAGACTTTTGCCGACCTAGGCGCTACGGTACTCACGGTACACTATGAAGCCTGCACTCATTTGCACAGAACGTTGCAAGCCATAAAAGCAGAAGGAATGAAAGCCGGGGTGGCCTTGAATCCACATACCTCGATTCATCTGCTGGAAGACACCATCAAAGATATCGATGTGGTTTGTCTGATGAGCGTCAACCCAGGTTTTGGGGGACAATCCTTTATTGAAAACACCTATGAAAAGGTAAAGGCATTGAAAGAATTGATTGATAGAAAGGGAGCAAGTACCTTAATCGAAATCGACGGCGGCGTGTCCTCTAAAAATGCCAAGGCACTTGCCGATGCAGGTGCCGATGTGCTCGTAGCGGGAAGTTTTGTTTTTAAAAGTGCCCATCCCCAAGAAACCATTAAGGAACTTAAGGAAATAGCAGGAGAATGA
- a CDS encoding methyltransferase domain-containing protein yields the protein MNEESPYILGTDNQELFRLGVQHQVWAEEAQRGWRLANFKAGQTFLDLGCGPGYCTKELAFLAGSEGKVIGIDKSEGYIQFLKRVADTYHLNIEAIAADFDDMALRPNSIDGMYCRWALAWVPNPKEILAKVQEALKPKGKMVIHEYYDWSLLQTEPYKKSLAKGIAMALKSFKDSDMEIDIGRQLPYVLDDMGMKILSVRPMSKIATMDNGVWQWPQTFFQSYLPRLVVQDYLTPKEVDRALSELKELEGIKGASICTCLMVEIIAEKQ from the coding sequence TTGAACGAAGAGAGCCCATATATTTTAGGAACCGACAATCAAGAACTTTTTCGATTGGGGGTACAGCATCAAGTTTGGGCCGAGGAAGCGCAGCGTGGTTGGCGACTTGCGAATTTCAAGGCCGGTCAAACTTTTTTAGACCTCGGCTGTGGTCCTGGCTATTGCACCAAAGAACTGGCTTTTTTGGCGGGTAGTGAAGGAAAGGTCATCGGTATCGACAAGTCGGAGGGGTACATCCAATTTTTGAAACGAGTAGCCGATACGTACCATTTGAACATTGAGGCCATCGCCGCCGATTTTGACGATATGGCGCTTCGCCCTAATAGCATTGATGGCATGTACTGTAGATGGGCTCTGGCTTGGGTTCCCAATCCCAAGGAGATACTCGCCAAAGTACAGGAAGCCTTGAAACCAAAGGGTAAAATGGTCATTCATGAATACTATGATTGGTCTTTGCTTCAGACCGAACCCTATAAAAAATCACTTGCCAAAGGTATTGCGATGGCGTTAAAAAGTTTTAAGGATTCCGATATGGAAATAGACATTGGGAGACAGCTGCCCTATGTATTGGATGATATGGGTATGAAAATACTGAGCGTCCGGCCCATGTCAAAAATCGCAACGATGGATAATGGCGTGTGGCAATGGCCACAAACATTTTTCCAAAGTTACTTACCGCGTTTGGTCGTTCAAGATTATTTAACTCCTAAGGAGGTAGACCGAGCTCTTTCCGAACTGAAGGAATTAGAGGGTATAAAAGGTGCTTCGATCTGCACTTGTTTGATGGTCGAAATCATCGCCGAAAAACAATAA
- a CDS encoding VPS10 domain-containing protein: MLRTLPLLIFIVSCLGLYGQKTNAEKANSVPASFYEGLEWRNIGPYRGGRSLGAAGSPSRPNEYYFGATGGGLWKTVDGGTEWKPVTDGQVTSSSVGAVAVAETNPDIVYIGMGEVQLRGSITQGDGVYKTTDGGETWRHLGLKETQAVARIRIHPTNPDIVYVAALGHPYGDNEERGVFKSTDGGNSWKKVLYASPKAGAVDLIIDRNNPQILYASTWEVQRKAWKMWGGGGDSKLWKSVDGGDTWSDLTTNPGMPAGPVGKIGVTVSPADSNRVWAIVEANEGGVFRSDDAGKTWERTNDERKLRQRAFYYSRIYADPSDREIVYCLNTGFYKSTDGGKTFDTTIKVPHGDNHDLWIDPNDPDRMINSNDGGGNVSINGGKSWTEQDYITTQLYHVMTTSDVPYHVAGAQQDNSTVAVPSEGWEHMQARGPNHGWYYPVGGGESGWITQHPKKKDIFYAGSQGALLTRYDRSNGQTRDIQVYPRFFSGEPASALPERWQWTFPIMFAPQDSKVMYTCSQHVWKTTDDGQSWEKISPDLTYADPGTLGKTGGVITMDMNGPEIYATVFALAPSYHDIQTIWAGSDDGKIHITRDGGKNWKDITPKNLPKFSRVSIIDESRHRPGTLFVAANRYQVDDRQPYVFKTHDYGKTWTKIINGIEDGHFARAVREDPVREGLLFLATEHGVYFSVNDGALWQSLQLKLPDTPIRDLVVKDNDLVVGSHGRGFWILDDIQPLRQYSEELGGQSAVLFQPSNAIRGVGDVAVQYYLGTEQDTITFEILDANDQLINTYTGSKPEYEEDPDIPWWQKGGSSKPTTAKGINTFTWDMRYPGASEFEGMIIWSARPQRGPKAPLGEYKVRMKTKDYEMTHDFKVLMDPNLKGITKEDLDEQFVLASKIMQKTTAANDAVIKIREIKKTLDTHKKDISQADYKKTVSPFIAKLSEIEEALYQVKNQSGQDPLNFPIKLNNRLASLRRSVESGEAKPTNGAYKVFEELSAELETHLNALNETMGAQLPKVNKVLTKSGKSPLDG; encoded by the coding sequence ATGCTGCGTACACTACCACTCCTCATTTTTATCGTATCCTGCCTTGGCCTTTATGGCCAGAAAACAAATGCTGAAAAGGCAAATTCCGTTCCAGCGTCCTTTTATGAGGGATTGGAATGGCGCAATATCGGACCATATCGGGGTGGACGTTCATTAGGCGCCGCAGGAAGCCCAAGCCGGCCTAATGAATATTATTTCGGGGCAACGGGAGGCGGACTGTGGAAAACCGTTGATGGTGGTACCGAATGGAAACCGGTAACCGATGGTCAAGTAACGAGCTCCTCGGTCGGTGCGGTCGCCGTCGCGGAAACAAATCCGGACATTGTCTATATCGGTATGGGCGAGGTGCAACTTCGGGGAAGCATCACTCAAGGCGACGGGGTTTACAAAACAACCGATGGAGGAGAAACATGGCGCCATCTCGGACTTAAAGAAACACAAGCCGTAGCCCGAATTCGAATTCACCCGACCAATCCGGATATCGTTTATGTTGCCGCTTTAGGCCATCCTTACGGGGATAATGAGGAACGCGGTGTTTTTAAAAGCACGGACGGCGGGAACTCGTGGAAAAAAGTATTGTATGCCAGCCCCAAGGCAGGTGCGGTAGACCTCATCATCGACCGAAACAACCCACAAATACTATACGCCAGTACATGGGAAGTACAACGCAAAGCTTGGAAGATGTGGGGCGGTGGTGGCGATTCCAAACTATGGAAATCGGTCGACGGTGGCGATACCTGGTCCGATCTGACCACGAATCCCGGAATGCCGGCAGGTCCCGTCGGAAAAATAGGGGTAACGGTCTCCCCAGCGGATTCCAACCGCGTTTGGGCCATCGTTGAAGCGAACGAGGGTGGTGTTTTTCGTTCAGACGATGCCGGAAAAACTTGGGAACGCACCAATGACGAACGCAAGCTACGACAAAGGGCGTTCTACTATTCTCGAATTTATGCCGACCCTTCAGACAGAGAAATCGTTTATTGTTTAAATACCGGTTTTTACAAGTCTACCGATGGCGGAAAGACGTTCGATACAACCATCAAGGTGCCCCATGGCGACAATCACGACCTATGGATCGACCCGAACGATCCCGATCGAATGATCAACTCCAATGACGGCGGAGGCAACGTTAGCATCAATGGCGGTAAAAGCTGGACGGAACAGGACTATATCACTACACAACTGTACCACGTAATGACTACCAGTGACGTGCCGTATCACGTGGCCGGAGCACAGCAGGACAACAGTACCGTTGCCGTACCAAGTGAGGGTTGGGAGCATATGCAGGCCAGAGGTCCGAACCACGGTTGGTATTACCCCGTTGGAGGTGGCGAAAGTGGTTGGATTACCCAACATCCCAAAAAAAAGGATATTTTTTATGCAGGAAGTCAAGGTGCCCTTTTAACACGGTACGACCGCAGCAATGGACAGACCCGGGATATTCAAGTATACCCCCGTTTTTTTTCGGGCGAACCCGCGAGTGCCCTACCAGAACGCTGGCAATGGACCTTCCCTATTATGTTCGCACCCCAAGACTCAAAAGTCATGTACACCTGTTCCCAGCACGTCTGGAAAACCACCGATGATGGGCAATCATGGGAGAAAATCAGTCCCGATTTAACTTATGCAGACCCTGGTACCTTAGGAAAAACAGGAGGTGTGATCACCATGGATATGAACGGGCCGGAAATCTACGCGACCGTTTTCGCCTTGGCACCTTCATACCATGATATACAAACTATCTGGGCAGGTTCCGACGATGGTAAAATTCATATTACCAGGGATGGTGGAAAAAACTGGAAAGACATCACCCCGAAGAACCTCCCGAAATTTTCAAGAGTTAGTATTATTGACGAATCTCGGCATCGTCCTGGAACATTGTTTGTAGCGGCCAACCGCTATCAGGTAGATGACCGTCAGCCCTATGTTTTCAAAACCCATGATTACGGCAAAACATGGACAAAAATTATCAATGGCATCGAGGATGGCCATTTCGCAAGGGCCGTTCGTGAGGATCCCGTTCGGGAGGGCCTGTTATTCTTAGCGACCGAACATGGAGTTTATTTTTCGGTAAACGACGGAGCGCTATGGCAAAGTTTGCAATTGAAACTACCGGATACCCCTATTCGGGATTTGGTCGTCAAGGATAACGATCTGGTCGTCGGAAGTCATGGGCGGGGATTTTGGATTTTGGACGATATTCAACCCTTACGCCAATACTCAGAAGAGCTTGGGGGGCAATCGGCAGTTTTATTCCAACCATCCAATGCGATTAGAGGTGTCGGCGATGTCGCGGTCCAATATTATTTAGGAACAGAACAGGACACCATTACCTTTGAAATCTTGGATGCCAACGACCAGCTCATCAACACCTATACCGGAAGCAAACCGGAATACGAGGAAGATCCCGATATTCCTTGGTGGCAAAAAGGAGGGTCTTCGAAACCGACCACCGCCAAGGGAATCAATACCTTTACTTGGGACATGCGTTATCCCGGAGCATCCGAATTTGAGGGCATGATCATATGGAGCGCCCGTCCGCAAAGGGGCCCAAAGGCTCCTTTAGGGGAATATAAGGTGCGTATGAAAACGAAGGATTATGAAATGACCCACGACTTCAAGGTGCTAATGGATCCGAACCTAAAAGGAATCACCAAAGAAGATTTGGACGAACAGTTTGTATTGGCGAGTAAGATCATGCAGAAAACGACTGCGGCCAACGACGCGGTCATCAAAATACGGGAAATCAAGAAAACACTCGACACCCATAAAAAAGATATTTCCCAAGCGGACTATAAGAAAACAGTCAGTCCGTTTATCGCAAAACTATCGGAGATAGAGGAGGCACTATATCAAGTAAAAAATCAGTCGGGCCAGGACCCTTTGAACTTTCCGATAAAACTGAACAATCGACTAGCCTCTCTAAGACGTAGTGTAGAAAGCGGCGAGGCCAAACCTACCAATGGCGCTTACAAGGTTTTTGAAGAACTTTCCGCAGAACTGGAAACCCATCTGAATGCACTGAACGAAACCATGGGAGCGCAACTACCGAAAGTAAACAAAGTCCTGACCAAATCGGGAAAATCACCTCTGGATGGATAA
- a CDS encoding tRNA (cytidine(34)-2'-O)-methyltransferase → MSLNIVLIEPEIPNNTGNIGRLALATGSTLHLVKPFGFELNDKRLKRAGLDYWPHISLCIHESAADFFSTHGNKEMVFFSSHASRTHWDIEFKDDMFLVFGKESVGLPKEMIASNRDECYKIPLYSPEIRSLNLANAVGIAVYEGLKQLK, encoded by the coding sequence ATGTCCTTGAATATTGTACTTATCGAACCCGAAATACCAAACAATACCGGAAATATTGGCAGGTTGGCCTTGGCGACAGGATCAACTTTGCATTTGGTGAAACCTTTTGGTTTTGAGTTGAATGACAAGCGCCTCAAACGGGCCGGGTTGGACTATTGGCCCCATATCTCACTTTGTATTCACGAAAGTGCAGCTGATTTTTTCTCAACCCATGGGAATAAGGAAATGGTTTTTTTCTCCAGTCATGCCTCACGGACGCATTGGGATATCGAATTTAAAGATGATATGTTCCTCGTTTTCGGCAAGGAATCCGTTGGTCTCCCAAAAGAGATGATTGCCTCCAATCGCGACGAATGCTACAAAATTCCACTTTACAGTCCTGAAATCCGTAGTTTAAATCTTGCCAATGCCGTTGGCATAGCTGTATACGAAGGCCTGAAACAATTGAAATAA
- a CDS encoding VF530 family DNA-binding protein, producing the protein MKDTPAQQQPNNPLHGVKLVDILEHLTQHYTWEQLADRISINCFKSNPSIKSSLKFLRRTPWAREKVEQLYLKSIRMKN; encoded by the coding sequence ATGAAAGATACACCTGCCCAACAACAACCCAACAATCCTTTACACGGGGTAAAGTTGGTCGACATCCTAGAGCATCTTACCCAACATTACACATGGGAGCAGTTGGCCGATCGAATAAGCATCAACTGTTTCAAGAGCAATCCTTCCATAAAATCTTCCTTGAAATTTTTGAGGAGAACACCATGGGCAAGAGAGAAAGTAGAACAGTTGTATTTGAAATCCATACGAATGAAAAATTAA
- a CDS encoding RNA polymerase sigma factor RpoD/SigA, with protein sequence MRQLKITKQVTNRETASLDKYLQEIGKVDLITADEEVELAQRIKAGDHSALEKLTKANLRFVVSVAKQYQNQGLTLPDLINEGNLGLIKAAQRFDETRGFKFISYAVWWIRQSILQALAEQSRIVRLPLNKIGSINKINKTFAFLEQAHERKPSPEEIAKELDMTVADVKQSLKNSGRHVSMDAPLIDGEDSNLYDVLRSGESPNPDKELLHESLRTEIERALETLTPREADVIRLYFGLAGQHSMTLEEIGETFELTRERVRQIKEKAIRRLKHTSRSKILKTYLG encoded by the coding sequence ATGAGACAGCTTAAGATTACAAAACAGGTCACCAACAGAGAGACCGCATCTTTGGACAAGTACTTGCAAGAAATCGGCAAAGTAGACTTGATCACTGCAGATGAAGAAGTAGAATTGGCACAACGCATCAAGGCAGGCGATCATAGCGCTCTTGAAAAACTTACAAAGGCCAACCTTCGATTTGTGGTATCGGTTGCCAAGCAGTACCAGAACCAAGGTCTTACGCTACCCGATTTGATCAACGAAGGAAATCTGGGATTGATTAAAGCGGCGCAACGTTTTGATGAAACCCGAGGTTTTAAATTTATCTCGTACGCCGTATGGTGGATACGCCAATCGATTTTACAAGCTTTGGCCGAACAGTCGCGTATTGTGCGTTTGCCATTGAACAAAATCGGTTCGATCAATAAAATAAACAAAACCTTTGCTTTTTTAGAGCAGGCCCACGAACGCAAGCCCTCTCCGGAAGAAATCGCAAAGGAACTCGATATGACCGTAGCGGATGTAAAACAATCCTTGAAGAACTCGGGCCGTCACGTATCAATGGATGCCCCGTTGATCGACGGTGAGGATTCCAATCTTTACGATGTACTTCGTAGTGGAGAATCGCCCAACCCCGATAAGGAGTTGTTACACGAATCGCTACGCACGGAAATCGAAAGGGCCTTAGAAACCTTGACCCCAAGGGAAGCGGATGTCATCAGATTATACTTTGGTCTGGCAGGGCAACATTCAATGACCTTGGAAGAAATCGGAGAGACCTTCGAACTGACCAGGGAAAGGGTTCGTCAAATAAAAGAAAAAGCCATTCGTAGGCTAAAACATACCTCGCGAAGCAAGATATTGAAAACTTATCTTGGCTAA
- a CDS encoding acyloxyacyl hydrolase: MPFLLRIMRVIPALFIMAVSAQEDVDEPARYLEFDFSVGLLGDSNSNFPEHSAQKSFFVGMGKRYAQSEKAWAYYLNSPKVGILLGFSDLGNRRSLGYAYSVLPYAEFSLLPAKTDRLHLLVAFGASYLDRVYDAETNPNNKGVSTRLNWAYRSYLYYDFFKGNKGIWRAGIGYLHHSNGHTRKPNRGYNAFLVGISSAFSNREVPKSWSTNDGYSPHKSKEWFYTTRVGVGQNSFSDVFNSKKEVFTAALSVGKIINKTFKFGGGCHYRFYEHYYDYIINEETLIRTQEPGFTEHPIANASNFGVFGSAELLLGHVGMEFDLGLNVFKPFYKIDWQLNEGYTTFNNGEENIVLGELGSYYQIKRYVFSRMGLKYYLVNTERSPKHNIFIGAFINANLGQADFSELTTGYRHRFGF, encoded by the coding sequence ATGCCATTTCTCCTCCGTATTATGCGGGTAATACCTGCTTTGTTCATCATGGCGGTGAGTGCGCAGGAAGATGTTGATGAACCGGCCCGCTATTTGGAATTCGATTTCTCTGTTGGGTTGTTAGGTGATTCTAACAGTAATTTCCCCGAACACAGCGCCCAAAAAAGCTTTTTTGTAGGAATGGGAAAGCGTTATGCCCAATCTGAAAAAGCTTGGGCGTATTATCTGAACAGTCCCAAAGTCGGGATTTTATTGGGATTTTCTGATCTAGGAAATAGAAGGTCTTTGGGCTATGCGTACAGTGTGTTGCCGTATGCCGAGTTTTCGCTGCTACCGGCCAAAACGGATCGGCTTCATTTATTGGTGGCGTTCGGAGCTTCCTATTTGGATAGGGTATACGATGCCGAAACCAATCCGAACAATAAAGGAGTTTCCACTCGGTTGAATTGGGCGTATCGATCGTACCTGTATTACGACTTTTTTAAAGGAAACAAGGGGATTTGGCGAGCGGGGATAGGCTATTTACATCATTCAAACGGTCATACGCGAAAACCGAACAGGGGCTATAATGCCTTTCTTGTTGGGATTTCAAGTGCGTTTTCCAATAGGGAGGTTCCAAAATCATGGTCCACCAACGATGGATACAGTCCCCATAAAAGTAAGGAGTGGTTTTATACCACGCGTGTGGGTGTAGGGCAGAATTCCTTCTCGGATGTTTTCAACTCAAAGAAGGAGGTCTTTACGGCGGCGCTTTCCGTTGGAAAAATTATCAACAAGACTTTTAAGTTCGGGGGCGGATGCCATTACCGTTTTTATGAACATTACTATGATTATATTATAAATGAAGAGACGTTGATACGGACTCAAGAACCAGGGTTTACGGAACATCCTATTGCAAACGCATCCAATTTTGGTGTTTTTGGAAGTGCGGAATTGCTTTTAGGTCATGTCGGAATGGAATTTGATTTGGGGCTCAATGTATTTAAACCTTTTTATAAAATCGATTGGCAATTGAACGAAGGCTATACTACCTTCAACAATGGTGAGGAAAATATCGTATTGGGGGAGCTTGGTAGCTATTACCAAATCAAACGATATGTATTCAGTAGAATGGGCTTAAAATATTACTTAGTGAATACGGAACGTTCCCCAAAACATAATATTTTTATAGGGGCATTTATCAATGCGAATTTAGGGCAGGCCGATTTTAGCGAGCTTACTACAGGGTATCGGCATCGGTTTGGGTTTTAG